The Lutra lutra chromosome 15, mLutLut1.2, whole genome shotgun sequence genome includes a region encoding these proteins:
- the LOC125085513 gene encoding olfactory receptor 10X1, with protein sequence MENGVFICSFFQISDTQTMKVNQTVVGEFILVGFSVYPHVQMFLFLVFLGLYLLTLTGNLAIMGLTWVDRSLHIPMYLFLGALSFSETCYTLTIIPKMLADLLTGNRGISVTACGLQMCFFLGLGGTNCVILTLMGYDRFLAICNPLRYPLLMTNVGCGRLVASAWTAGFLISLIETALIFRGSFCSPNLVRHFFCHMRAVVRLSCLDSDLTGSVVTAISVSGLMGTFLLIIITYVFILSTVFRIPSAEGKQKAFSTCASHLAVVLVHFGFAAIVYLKPEASGGDDTLMAVPFTVITPFLSPIIFSLRNKDMKNALRKVLGKRRCLKK encoded by the coding sequence atggagaacggagtatttatttgttctttctttcagatttcagACACGCAAACAATGAAGGTCAACCAGACAGTCGTGGGAGAATTCATTCTTGTTGGCTTCTCCGTGTACCCACACGTGCAGATGTTCCTCTTCCTGGTCTTTCTTGGCCTCTACCTTCTCACCCTCACAGGTAACCTGGCCATCATGGGTCTCACTTGGGTGGACAGATCTCTCCACATCCCCATGTACCTCTTCCttggtgctctctctttctccgaGACCTGCTACACACTGACCATCATCCCCAAGATGCTGGCAGATCTGCTGACGGGGAACAGAGGCATCTCAGTCACGGCGTGTGGCTTGCAGATGTGTTTCTTCTTGGGACTCGGTGGCACCAATTGCGTCATCCTGACCTTGATGGGATATGATCGCTTTCTGGCCATCTGCAACCCTCTCAGATATCCACTGCTTATGACCAACGTGGGGTGTGGACGACTTGTGGCCTCTGCTTGGACTGCAGGCTTCCTTATCTCTCTGATAGAGACTGCGCTGATATTCAGGGGCTCCTTCTGCAGCCCCAACCTTGTCAGACACTTCTTCTGCCACATGCGAGCAGTGGTGAGGCTGTCCTGTCTAGACAGCGACCTCACGGGGTCTGTTGTGACAGCGATCTCCGTGTCTGGCTTGATGGGCACATTCCTGCTCATCATCATCACTTATGTGTTCATTCTTTCCACTGTCTTCAGGATCCCGTCAGCCGAGGGCAAGCAGAAGGCCTTCTCTACCTGTGCCTCACATCTCGCAGTGGTCCTTGTCCACTTTGGGTTTGCAGCCATTGTCTATCTGAAGCCAGAAGCTTCAGGAGGGGATGACACGCTCATGGCGGTCCCTTTCACGGTCATTACCCCTTTCCTCAGTCCTATAATTTTCAGCCTCAGGAATAAGGACATGAAGAATGCCTTAAGAAAGGTGCTTGGAAAGAGGAGATGCTTGAAAAAATAA